A region of Rhodoferax potami DNA encodes the following proteins:
- a CDS encoding DUF748 domain-containing protein gives MTPRALVSSPWFRRLAWGLGALLALWALAWAAVPALAKSQAQSRLGELLGRQVTVGSIAFSPWSLELTVRDLAVATADGKGAQFSLDRVYVDAEAQSLFRLAPVIDAVTVDAPKVQLTHLGDGRYDIDDILERLSKPDDTPAGPTPKFAVYNLTLNQGSVDYADRAGGAERQHTLRDLQISLPFLSSFDSKRDVLVAPRLAFVLNGSRFDSEAEGTPFAQSRKGDAALTIRQLDLAPYLPYLPANLQVKPQSAVVDADIQLGFVQSPQTAVTLSGTVTVSRLAVQDTKGKPLFSADSLQVGLADVRPLERSVKLSGITLNAPVLNLVRAADGNLNLLPPGPAKPSAPKKIAARADSASASAPKDAETSAPTPWALQLDTLALKDASIDWTDQITAPATRLGLRDFQATVSKLQWPMKEAATLDLKARLQSLAAGAKAPVAQLSLQGEGTVGAGKAEASVSDFGLGLVSGYVSPYLVPTLRGQADTRVNIAWDGERQTAVVQKLALRDVALVGDKPAAEPRVNGNNDGPSSGDMPQFKLLEVSDVRVDTQARSATVGKVLLQKPSTGVRRDAEGRWMFESWLKPTEAAAPVADVIANKPAAPKVADTKTVVVKSPAPWKLSLGELKLEEGHVVFSDRLPARPVRLELSGLQVQAKNIQPDGKKPMPLQVAAKLKSGQADAGSLRYTGNVMWDPVVAQGEVDIADLPAHALLGYAGLGLNLDVLRADTSFKGQVRFAALANGPQVSVKGDAALEDFRANTTGKGAESLGEELLSWKALNVPGIDFTMAPGTATQVQVREAALSDFYARLIVNPQGRLNLQDLGQSAPPAAEGAKPATTATAAAASAAAPAAVASATRSASASPAAIIQMGPVSMVNGRVLFSDRFIQPNYTANLTDLTGKLSRFSNQPTGGVVQLADLELRGRAEGTASLEILGKLNPLAQPLALDVKGLVRDLELSPLSPYAVKYAGYGIERGKLSVDVHYTVQPDGQLTAANKLVLNQLSFGDKVDGAPTSLPVKLAVALLADRNGVINLDLPISGSLNDPQFRVGPVIWQVITNLVTKAITAPFSLLANAFGGGGGAELSSVVFAPGSAGLSDAARAGLDKVAQALQDRPALKLTVVGSANLEAERDAAKREKLKALLLAEKRRTTSAQGKDAATVTSYSTEEMPVLLRAVYRRSDITKPRNLVGLTKDIAVADMESLLLANLSANEDDIRNLALQRAVVVKEYLAGKKLAAERLFLGAVKTGGAAADAKPQAELEIGG, from the coding sequence ATGACTCCACGCGCTCTTGTTTCTTCCCCCTGGTTTCGCCGTTTGGCGTGGGGGCTCGGTGCTTTGCTGGCCCTGTGGGCGCTGGCCTGGGCAGCGGTTCCGGCATTGGCCAAAAGCCAGGCCCAAAGCCGCCTGGGCGAGCTGCTGGGCCGGCAAGTCACTGTCGGGAGCATTGCGTTTTCACCCTGGTCGCTGGAGCTCACGGTGCGCGATCTTGCGGTGGCTACCGCGGATGGCAAGGGCGCACAGTTCTCGCTGGACCGGGTGTATGTGGATGCAGAGGCGCAGTCCCTGTTCCGGCTGGCGCCGGTGATTGATGCAGTCACGGTAGACGCGCCCAAAGTGCAGCTCACCCACCTGGGCGACGGCCGTTACGACATTGACGACATCCTCGAGCGACTGAGCAAACCCGACGACACCCCCGCCGGCCCCACCCCCAAATTTGCGGTCTACAACCTCACCCTGAACCAGGGCAGTGTGGATTACGCCGACCGCGCCGGTGGCGCAGAGCGCCAGCACACCCTGCGAGACTTGCAGATCAGCCTGCCGTTTTTGAGCAGCTTCGACTCCAAGCGCGATGTGCTGGTCGCGCCCCGCCTGGCCTTTGTGCTCAATGGCAGCCGCTTCGACTCCGAAGCCGAGGGCACGCCGTTTGCCCAAAGCCGTAAGGGCGATGCCGCACTCACCATCCGCCAGCTGGACTTGGCGCCTTATCTGCCCTACCTGCCCGCCAACTTGCAGGTCAAACCCCAAAGCGCAGTGGTAGATGCCGACATCCAACTGGGCTTTGTGCAGAGCCCGCAAACGGCGGTGACCTTGTCGGGCACGGTCACCGTGAGCCGCTTGGCAGTGCAAGACACCAAGGGCAAACCCCTCTTTTCTGCCGACAGCCTGCAAGTGGGGCTGGCCGATGTGCGCCCGCTGGAGCGCAGCGTGAAGCTCTCGGGCATCACGCTCAACGCGCCAGTGCTGAATCTGGTGCGCGCGGCCGATGGCAACTTGAACCTGCTGCCACCCGGCCCCGCCAAACCGAGTGCTCCTAAAAAGATAGCTGCTCGCGCAGATTCTGCGAGCGCTAGTGCCCCAAAAGATGCCGAAACATCAGCGCCTACCCCCTGGGCACTCCAGCTCGATACGCTGGCCCTGAAAGATGCATCGATAGACTGGACCGACCAAATCACCGCCCCCGCCACCCGCTTGGGGCTGCGGGATTTTCAGGCCACGGTCTCCAAGCTGCAGTGGCCCATGAAAGAAGCCGCTACCCTGGACTTGAAGGCCCGCTTGCAAAGCCTGGCTGCGGGCGCCAAGGCACCCGTGGCCCAACTCAGCCTGCAAGGCGAGGGTACGGTCGGTGCGGGCAAGGCCGAGGCTAGCGTGTCGGACTTTGGGCTGGGGCTGGTGTCGGGTTATGTGTCGCCCTACTTAGTGCCAACCTTGCGCGGGCAGGCGGACACCCGGGTGAACATCGCTTGGGATGGCGAGCGCCAGACTGCGGTCGTGCAAAAGTTGGCTTTGCGCGATGTAGCGCTGGTCGGCGACAAGCCGGCTGCGGAACCCCGCGTGAATGGCAACAACGACGGCCCCAGCTCAGGCGATATGCCGCAGTTCAAGCTGCTGGAGGTGAGCGATGTGCGGGTGGACACCCAAGCCCGCAGCGCGACGGTGGGCAAGGTACTGTTGCAAAAGCCCAGCACCGGCGTGCGCCGCGATGCAGAAGGCCGCTGGATGTTTGAAAGCTGGCTCAAACCCACCGAAGCTGCTGCACCGGTAGCCGATGTCATTGCCAACAAACCTGCAGCCCCGAAGGTCGCAGACACCAAAACCGTGGTGGTCAAGTCACCGGCCCCATGGAAACTGAGTCTGGGCGAACTCAAGCTCGAAGAGGGCCACGTGGTGTTCTCGGACCGCCTGCCCGCGCGCCCGGTGCGCCTGGAGCTCAGTGGCTTGCAAGTGCAAGCTAAAAACATCCAGCCCGACGGCAAAAAGCCCATGCCGCTGCAAGTGGCCGCCAAGCTCAAATCCGGCCAGGCCGATGCAGGCAGCCTGCGCTACACCGGCAATGTGATGTGGGACCCGGTAGTCGCCCAAGGCGAGGTGGATATTGCCGATCTGCCGGCCCATGCGCTGCTTGGCTATGCCGGCCTTGGTCTGAACCTGGACGTGCTGCGCGCCGACACTAGCTTCAAGGGGCAGGTGCGCTTTGCTGCGCTCGCCAACGGACCGCAGGTGAGCGTGAAAGGCGATGCCGCGCTGGAAGACTTTAGGGCCAACACGACCGGCAAAGGCGCAGAGAGCCTGGGCGAAGAGCTGCTGAGCTGGAAGGCCCTGAATGTGCCAGGCATCGACTTCACTATGGCCCCCGGCACTGCCACCCAGGTGCAGGTGCGTGAGGCGGCCCTGTCTGACTTTTATGCCCGCCTGATCGTGAACCCGCAAGGCCGTTTGAACCTGCAAGACCTGGGGCAGAGCGCACCGCCTGCGGCCGAAGGCGCCAAGCCGGCAACAACAGCTACAGCAGCAGCGGCCAGTGCCGCAGCACCTGCAGCAGTGGCGTCTGCCACCCGCTCCGCATCTGCGAGCCCGGCCGCCATCATCCAGATGGGGCCCGTCAGCATGGTCAATGGCCGGGTGCTGTTCTCCGACCGCTTCATTCAGCCCAACTACACCGCCAACCTTACTGATCTGACCGGCAAGCTCAGCCGCTTTTCCAACCAGCCCACCGGTGGCGTGGTGCAATTGGCCGACCTCGAGCTACGCGGCCGCGCAGAGGGCACAGCCTCTCTGGAAATTTTGGGCAAGCTCAACCCGCTGGCACAGCCACTGGCGTTGGATGTGAAAGGCCTGGTGCGCGACCTCGAGCTTTCGCCTCTGTCGCCCTACGCGGTCAAATACGCCGGCTACGGCATTGAGCGCGGCAAGCTGAGTGTGGACGTGCACTACACCGTACAGCCTGATGGGCAGCTCACCGCTGCCAACAAGCTTGTGCTCAACCAGCTGTCTTTCGGCGACAAGGTGGACGGTGCGCCCACCAGCCTGCCGGTCAAGCTGGCAGTGGCGCTGCTGGCCGACCGCAATGGCGTGATCAACCTTGACCTGCCGATCAGCGGCTCGCTCAACGACCCGCAGTTCCGTGTGGGACCTGTGATTTGGCAGGTGATTACCAACCTGGTGACCAAAGCCATTACCGCGCCTTTCAGCTTGCTGGCCAATGCCTTTGGGGGCGGTGGTGGCGCAGAGCTCAGCAGTGTGGTGTTTGCCCCGGGGAGTGCAGGCCTGAGCGATGCGGCCCGTGCTGGCTTGGACAAGGTGGCGCAGGCCCTGCAAGACCGGCCGGCCCTCAAGCTCACGGTAGTGGGGTCCGCCAACCTGGAAGCCGAGCGCGATGCGGCCAAGCGTGAAAAGCTCAAGGCGTTGCTGCTGGCCGAAAAGCGCCGCACCACCAGTGCGCAGGGCAAAGATGCCGCTACGGTCACCAGCTACAGCACTGAAGAAATGCCGGTGCTGTTGCGCGCGGTGTACCGCCGCTCTGACATCACCAAACCCCGCAATCTGGTAGGCCTGACCAAAGACATCGCAGTGGCCGACATGGAGTCCCTGTTGCTGGCCAACCTTAGCGCCAATGAAGACGACATCCGCAACCTTGCATTGCAGCGCGCAGTGGTGGTGAAAGAGTACCTGGCGGGCAAGAAGCTGGCCGCCGAGCGCCTGTTTTTGGGCGCGGTGAAAACCGGTGGCGCGGCGGCCGACGCCAAGCCGCAAGCCGAGTTGGAAATCGGGGGCTAA
- a CDS encoding fasciclin domain-containing protein, whose translation MKKLLIASVLALGVAVSAQAKDIVDTAVGAGNFKTLATALGAAGLVDTLKGKGPFTVFAPTDEAFAKVPKADLEALLKDKAKLTAVLTYHVVPGKVMAADVKAGKVKTVQGSDITVSTMGGVKVDAANVIKTDIVADNGVIHVIDSVIMPK comes from the coding sequence ATGAAAAAATTGTTGATTGCTTCCGTTCTGGCACTGGGTGTCGCTGTTTCTGCACAAGCCAAAGACATCGTGGACACCGCCGTTGGCGCGGGCAACTTCAAGACCCTGGCTACCGCGCTCGGCGCTGCCGGCCTGGTCGACACACTCAAGGGCAAGGGCCCGTTCACCGTTTTCGCACCGACTGACGAAGCATTCGCCAAGGTTCCCAAGGCTGACCTCGAAGCCCTGCTCAAAGACAAAGCCAAGCTCACAGCGGTGCTGACCTACCACGTAGTCCCCGGCAAAGTCATGGCTGCAGATGTGAAGGCCGGCAAGGTCAAGACCGTGCAAGGCAGCGACATCACCGTCAGCACCATGGGTGGCGTGAAGGTAGATGCCGCCAACGTGATCAAAACCGACATCGTGGCCGACAACGGCGTGATCCACGTGATCGACTCCGTGATCATGCCCAAGTAA
- a CDS encoding pirin family protein, whose product MKTLLSIAPLGFPWQTVDPFLFCVHHNDAYPAGNAQMAPDPALLAGRNIGQDFAGKDGWSMYHGDTVPGFPSHPHRGFETVTIVRNGRIDHSDSLGATARFGGGDVQWLTAGKGIVHCEMFPLLHADAPNPTELFQIWVNLPAKNKMAEPHFTMFWHEDIPRITATDAQGKTTEVVCIAGKLNDKRGLPPPPDSWASEPGSDLGIYTIQLSPGAQWTLPAAESAATRRVLYFFKGGALQVAGEDVPVKSVMVVQADHDCTLVNGDAESELLVLQARPIGEPVAQYGPFVMNTQAEIHQAFADYRRTEFGGWPWGANDPVHPRDKGRFAKHADGKIEER is encoded by the coding sequence ATGAAAACACTGCTCTCCATTGCCCCCCTCGGTTTCCCCTGGCAAACCGTGGACCCGTTTTTGTTTTGTGTGCACCACAACGACGCCTACCCCGCGGGCAACGCGCAGATGGCGCCGGACCCTGCCCTGCTGGCCGGCCGCAATATCGGCCAGGACTTTGCGGGTAAAGACGGCTGGAGCATGTACCACGGCGACACCGTGCCGGGCTTTCCCTCGCACCCGCACCGGGGGTTTGAGACCGTCACCATCGTGCGCAACGGCCGCATCGACCACTCGGACTCGCTGGGTGCTACTGCCCGCTTTGGCGGTGGTGATGTGCAGTGGCTCACTGCCGGCAAAGGCATCGTGCACTGCGAGATGTTTCCGCTGCTGCACGCCGACGCGCCCAACCCTACCGAGCTGTTCCAGATCTGGGTGAACCTGCCGGCCAAAAACAAAATGGCCGAGCCGCACTTCACCATGTTCTGGCACGAAGATATTCCTCGCATCACGGCCACCGACGCGCAGGGCAAAACCACCGAAGTGGTCTGCATTGCCGGCAAGCTGAATGACAAACGAGGCCTGCCACCGCCACCGGATTCGTGGGCCAGCGAGCCCGGCAGCGACCTCGGGATTTACACCATCCAACTCAGTCCCGGCGCGCAGTGGACGCTGCCAGCAGCCGAGAGTGCGGCCACCCGCCGCGTGCTGTATTTCTTCAAAGGTGGCGCCCTGCAAGTAGCGGGGGAAGACGTGCCGGTGAAGTCGGTGATGGTGGTGCAAGCCGACCACGACTGCACCTTGGTGAATGGCGATGCGGAGTCTGAGTTGCTGGTGCTGCAAGCCCGCCCCATCGGCGAGCCGGTGGCGCAATACGGTCCGTTTGTGATGAACACCCAGGCTGAAATCCACCAGGCCTTTGCCGACTACCGTCGCACCGAATTCGGCGGCTGGCCCTGGGGCGCCAATGACCCCGTGCACCCGCGCGACAAAGGCCGCTTCGCCAAGCACGCGGACGGCAAGATTGAAGAGCGGTAG
- a CDS encoding sialidase family protein — translation MLFSSLWSRWAVVLVGAAAVLALDDVARPAGPQPAQAVLPAVSVQGKPVQAASLQRVAMGDVPMPPGTAAAHASSLLPMPASSPAALSLFWFSGERESGPLVQIAATQWDRASGRWLEPRFVVNRHTMGDLLGHGIRRLGNPVAWADANGRIHLFVVATGWGGWAASRVLHLRQSGASTDLQDLAFEPVRVLPLSWLWNTSFLVRNAVVPLQDGGTVLPVHFELGLKYPAAVRLDETGEFAGLVRMSSLAYQLQPSVVVRSPTDWVALMRDERHNGKITAVRTSDGGAHWQDLPDLPLGNPDSAVATFGFGPDQILMAHNPTPEGRTRLDLSRSRDGLEWTLQQTLRTGGGDAEFSYPAMAWADDALWLAYTVDRASLSWQRFTPGGTP, via the coding sequence ATGTTGTTTTCTTCGTTATGGTCCCGGTGGGCAGTTGTGCTCGTGGGCGCGGCGGCAGTGCTGGCGCTGGATGATGTCGCCCGTCCGGCAGGGCCTCAGCCTGCCCAAGCCGTGTTGCCCGCAGTGTCGGTGCAGGGCAAGCCGGTGCAGGCCGCCAGCCTCCAGCGGGTTGCCATGGGCGACGTTCCGATGCCGCCCGGTACCGCAGCCGCCCATGCGAGCAGCTTGTTGCCGATGCCGGCCAGCAGCCCTGCGGCATTGAGTTTGTTTTGGTTCTCGGGCGAGCGCGAAAGCGGCCCGCTGGTGCAAATTGCGGCCACCCAATGGGACCGGGCGTCTGGCCGTTGGTTAGAGCCGCGCTTTGTGGTGAACCGCCACACCATGGGCGATCTGCTGGGCCACGGTATCCGCCGCTTGGGCAACCCGGTGGCGTGGGCCGATGCGAATGGCCGTATCCATTTGTTTGTGGTGGCGACCGGGTGGGGCGGCTGGGCGGCCAGCCGGGTGCTGCACTTGCGCCAGAGCGGCGCCTCTACCGACTTGCAGGATTTGGCGTTTGAACCGGTGCGGGTGCTGCCCTTGTCTTGGCTGTGGAACACCAGTTTTCTGGTGCGCAACGCGGTAGTGCCGCTGCAGGATGGTGGCACCGTGCTGCCGGTGCACTTTGAGTTGGGTTTGAAGTACCCCGCCGCGGTGCGCCTCGACGAGACCGGTGAGTTTGCGGGCTTGGTTCGCATGTCCAGCTTGGCCTATCAGTTGCAACCCAGTGTGGTGGTGCGCAGCCCCACTGATTGGGTCGCCCTGATGCGCGATGAACGGCACAACGGCAAGATCACCGCTGTCCGCACAAGCGATGGCGGTGCCCACTGGCAAGACCTGCCCGATTTGCCTTTGGGCAACCCGGATTCTGCGGTGGCTACCTTCGGTTTCGGGCCGGACCAGATACTGATGGCCCACAACCCCACGCCTGAAGGCCGGACCCGCCTCGACTTGAGCCGCAGCCGGGACGGGCTGGAGTGGACCTTGCAGCAAACCCTGCGCACCGGCGGAGGAGATGCCGAGTTTTCTTACCCCGCGATGGCGTGGGCAGACGATGCGCTGTGGTTGGCCTACACGGTAGACCGGGCCAGCTTGTCCTGGCAGCGCTTTACCCCCGGGGGTACACCATGA
- a CDS encoding lmo0937 family membrane protein, whose product MLYTIALVLIVLWLLGLVSTYTMGGFIHVLLVIAVIMVLVNLINGRKPL is encoded by the coding sequence ATGCTCTACACCATCGCACTTGTGCTTATTGTCTTGTGGCTCCTGGGGCTGGTCAGTACCTACACGATGGGGGGCTTTATCCACGTCCTTCTGGTCATTGCCGTAATCATGGTTCTGGTGAACCTAATCAACGGCCGCAAACCACTATAA
- a CDS encoding TetR/AcrR family transcriptional regulator produces the protein MNELVHSNKETDKPTRRKAAAAGSAKAAPTRTNDPARTMAGILEVATKEFADKGLSGARIDAIAEATHTSKRMIYYYYGSKEGLYLAVLEESYRRMRQIEGDLHLDDLEPEAALRRLVEFTFDRHADNEDFIRLVMNENIQQGTFLAQSTSIQQLNVPAIESIRRLYQRGVEQGVFREWLDPVDIHASISALTFFNVSNRHTFGLIFKDKARSAQSADRRASITDMVVRFVRK, from the coding sequence ATGAACGAGTTAGTGCATTCCAATAAAGAGACAGACAAACCCACCCGACGCAAAGCGGCCGCGGCCGGTAGCGCCAAGGCTGCGCCCACGCGCACCAACGACCCGGCCCGCACCATGGCCGGCATCCTGGAGGTGGCGACCAAAGAATTTGCCGACAAGGGTTTGAGCGGTGCACGCATCGACGCGATTGCCGAGGCCACCCACACCAGCAAGCGGATGATTTACTACTACTACGGCAGCAAAGAGGGCTTGTACCTCGCGGTGCTGGAGGAGTCGTACCGACGCATGCGGCAGATCGAGGGCGACTTGCACCTGGACGATCTGGAGCCCGAAGCCGCCTTGCGGCGCCTGGTGGAGTTCACCTTCGACCGCCATGCCGACAACGAAGATTTCATCCGCCTAGTGATGAACGAGAACATCCAGCAGGGCACTTTTCTGGCCCAGAGCACCTCGATCCAGCAGCTCAACGTGCCGGCGATCGAGTCGATACGCCGGCTCTACCAACGGGGCGTGGAGCAAGGCGTGTTCCGCGAGTGGCTGGACCCTGTGGACATTCACGCGTCCATTTCGGCGCTGACGTTTTTCAACGTGTCCAACCGCCACACCTTCGGGCTGATCTTCAAGGACAAGGCGCGCTCTGCCCAATCGGCCGACCGGCGCGCCAGCATCACCGACATGGTGGTGCGCTTCGTGCGCAAGTAA
- a CDS encoding TRAP transporter small permease yields MLKKFIDGYCRLLGYVIAAALALMVVLVFGNVFMRYAFNSGLTVSEELSRWLFVWVTFLGAVIALRDNAHLGTDMLVGKFGPKGKRFAMGVSLLLMIWCLWLIFKGTYDQFLVNKDSDSPVMEVSMGWFYAGGMVFSALSFPILALDLFRLVTGQIADKDLMLIQESEEAPH; encoded by the coding sequence GTGCTCAAAAAATTTATCGATGGCTATTGCCGACTGCTGGGGTATGTCATCGCGGCCGCTCTTGCGCTGATGGTGGTGCTGGTGTTCGGCAACGTGTTCATGCGTTATGCCTTCAACTCGGGGCTGACCGTGTCGGAAGAGTTGTCCCGCTGGTTGTTTGTGTGGGTCACCTTCTTGGGCGCCGTGATCGCTTTGCGCGACAACGCCCATTTGGGTACCGACATGCTGGTCGGCAAGTTCGGCCCCAAGGGCAAGCGCTTTGCCATGGGCGTGTCTTTGCTCTTGATGATCTGGTGCCTGTGGCTGATCTTCAAAGGGACTTATGACCAATTCCTGGTCAACAAGGACTCCGACAGCCCGGTGATGGAGGTCTCCATGGGCTGGTTTTATGCCGGTGGCATGGTGTTCTCGGCCTTGAGTTTTCCGATCCTGGCGCTGGACCTGTTCCGCCTAGTGACCGGCCAAATTGCCGACAAGGACCTGATGCTGATTCAGGAATCCGAAGAAGCCCCCCACTAA
- a CDS encoding TRAP transporter large permease subunit: MTIIIFLGSLLAAMAIGVPIAFSLLLCGAALMWHLNMFDAQILAQNLLEGSNSFPLLAVPFFMLAGEIMNAGGLSRRIVNFAMALVGHVKGGLGYVTIVAAVIMASLSGSAVADAAALTALLLPMMVAAGHDKGRSAGLIASAGIIAPVIPPSIGFVIFGVAANVSISKLFMAGVFPGLMLALSLVVTWWWLARKEHITPPPRKTMAEVLDAMRLATWALVLPFIIVFGLKFGVFTPTEAAVVAAVYSLFISTVIYRELTFAKLIPLFISAAKTSAVVMFLVAAAMVSAWLITVANLPAQVVELLQPLLDSPRLLMFAIMVLVIVVGTALDMTPTILLLTPVLMPVIKAAGIDPVYFGVLFIINNAIGLITPPVGTVLNAVAGVGKVRMDEVTKGVVPFMIAQFAIMFLMVLFPQLVMVPARWFY, from the coding sequence ATGACGATCATTATTTTTCTGGGTTCTCTGCTGGCAGCCATGGCCATCGGTGTGCCCATCGCCTTTTCTTTGCTGTTGTGCGGTGCGGCCCTGATGTGGCACCTCAACATGTTCGATGCGCAAATCCTCGCGCAGAACCTGCTCGAGGGCTCCAACAGCTTCCCGCTGCTGGCAGTGCCTTTCTTCATGCTGGCCGGTGAAATCATGAATGCAGGCGGCTTGTCCCGCCGCATCGTGAACTTTGCGATGGCGCTGGTCGGCCACGTCAAAGGGGGTTTGGGCTATGTGACGATCGTGGCCGCGGTGATCATGGCCTCGCTATCCGGCTCTGCGGTGGCGGACGCCGCGGCCTTGACCGCCTTGCTACTGCCCATGATGGTGGCTGCGGGCCACGACAAAGGTCGCTCTGCGGGCCTGATTGCATCGGCCGGCATCATCGCGCCGGTCATACCGCCGAGCATCGGGTTTGTGATCTTCGGCGTGGCCGCCAACGTGTCCATTTCCAAGCTGTTCATGGCGGGTGTGTTTCCGGGCTTGATGCTGGCACTCTCGTTGGTGGTGACCTGGTGGTGGTTGGCTCGCAAAGAGCACATCACCCCGCCGCCTCGCAAAACCATGGCCGAAGTGCTGGACGCCATGCGCCTGGCCACCTGGGCGCTGGTGCTGCCCTTCATCATCGTGTTCGGGCTCAAGTTCGGCGTGTTCACCCCCACTGAGGCTGCGGTTGTGGCGGCGGTGTACTCCTTATTCATCTCGACGGTGATCTACCGCGAGCTGACCTTCGCCAAGCTAATTCCGCTGTTTATCTCTGCGGCCAAAACCAGCGCGGTGGTGATGTTCCTGGTGGCTGCTGCGATGGTCTCTGCCTGGCTGATTACCGTGGCAAACCTGCCGGCCCAGGTGGTGGAGTTGCTGCAGCCACTGCTGGACAGCCCGCGCCTGCTGATGTTCGCGATCATGGTGCTCGTCATTGTGGTGGGTACTGCCCTGGACATGACGCCCACCATCCTGCTGCTGACTCCGGTTTTGATGCCTGTCATCAAGGCTGCAGGCATTGACCCGGTGTACTTCGGTGTGCTGTTCATCATCAACAACGCGATCGGCCTGATCACACCGCCGGTAGGCACCGTGCTCAATGCCGTGGCCGGTGTGGGCAAGGTCCGGATGGATGAAGTCACCAAAGGCGTGGTGCCTTTCATGATTGCCCAGTTCGCCATCATGTTCTTGATGGTGCTGTTCCCGCAACTCGTGATGGTGCCGGCCCGCTGGTTCTATTGA
- a CDS encoding TRAP transporter substrate-binding protein, whose product MKRLFIKSVLATVALAACGLASAQDIKERTIKFGLNSPEGHPAVAGMRKFASAVEAKSGGKIKVQLFLNGSLGSDQATLSALKGGTVEMAVMNSGILASEVKALEIFDFPFLFANEKEADAIVDGPIGQKMHAALADRGIVGLSYWELGFRNITTGKKVITKVDDIAGLKLRVIPNAINVDWVKALGANPTPLPFPEVYAALEQGAIDGQENPIAVIAANKFWEVQKNVALTNHQYNPQSVIFSKKVWDTMSAVEKKIIDESADEAVKAQREANRAALNNNLELLKKNGMNVTTLPAAEIAKLREKMKPVIDKHSAALGTVVADVQAELAKMRK is encoded by the coding sequence ATGAAGCGACTGTTTATCAAATCCGTCTTGGCAACCGTGGCATTGGCCGCTTGTGGGCTGGCATCGGCCCAGGACATCAAAGAGCGCACCATCAAATTCGGCCTGAACAGCCCCGAAGGTCACCCCGCCGTGGCCGGTATGCGCAAATTCGCATCCGCGGTCGAAGCCAAGTCAGGTGGCAAGATCAAGGTGCAGTTGTTCTTGAACGGATCTTTGGGTAGCGACCAGGCCACCTTGTCCGCACTTAAGGGCGGCACCGTGGAAATGGCCGTGATGAACTCCGGCATTCTGGCCAGCGAAGTGAAAGCGCTGGAAATTTTTGACTTCCCCTTCCTGTTTGCCAACGAGAAAGAAGCGGACGCGATTGTGGACGGCCCCATTGGTCAGAAAATGCACGCCGCCTTGGCGGACCGTGGCATCGTTGGCCTGTCTTACTGGGAGCTGGGTTTCCGCAACATCACCACCGGTAAAAAGGTCATCACCAAGGTGGACGACATCGCCGGCCTGAAGCTGCGCGTGATCCCCAACGCCATCAACGTGGACTGGGTGAAGGCTTTGGGCGCGAACCCCACACCGCTGCCATTCCCTGAGGTGTATGCCGCCCTGGAGCAGGGCGCGATTGACGGCCAGGAAAACCCGATCGCCGTGATCGCCGCCAACAAGTTCTGGGAAGTGCAAAAGAACGTGGCCCTCACCAACCACCAGTACAACCCCCAGTCCGTGATCTTCAGCAAAAAGGTGTGGGACACCATGTCTGCTGTTGAAAAGAAAATCATCGACGAGTCCGCCGACGAAGCGGTGAAAGCCCAGCGTGAAGCCAACCGCGCCGCCTTGAACAACAACCTCGAGTTGCTCAAGAAAAACGGAATGAACGTGACGACTCTGCCAGCGGCAGAAATCGCCAAGCTGCGTGAGAAGATGAAGCCCGTGATCGACAAGCACAGCGCTGCCTTGGGCACCGTCGTGGCTGATGTGCAGGCCGAGTTGGCCAAGATGCGCAAGTAA
- the aroQ gene encoding type II 3-dehydroquinate dehydratase: MKVLMLHGINHNMFGKRDPVQYGTITLDEINADLTALGRELGVEVETFQTNHEGAMCERIHQGFIDGVDAVLINAGAWTHYSYGIRDALAILTCPIVELHMSNIHAREEFRHKSVFAEIVKGQIAGFGADSYLLALRAGVSAAKAAKK; encoded by the coding sequence ATGAAAGTCCTGATGCTCCACGGCATTAACCACAACATGTTCGGCAAGCGCGATCCGGTGCAGTACGGCACCATCACGCTCGATGAAATCAACGCCGACCTGACGGCCTTGGGCCGCGAACTGGGTGTGGAGGTGGAGACCTTTCAAACCAACCATGAAGGCGCCATGTGCGAGCGCATTCACCAAGGTTTCATCGACGGTGTGGACGCAGTCCTCATCAACGCCGGCGCCTGGACGCACTACAGCTATGGCATCCGCGACGCGCTGGCCATCCTGACCTGCCCCATCGTCGAGTTGCACATGTCCAATATTCACGCCCGTGAGGAGTTCCGGCACAAATCCGTGTTCGCGGAAATCGTCAAGGGCCAGATCGCAGGCTTCGGCGCGGACAGCTACCTGCTGGCCCTGCGCGCCGGGGTGTCTGCGGCGAAAGCTGCGAAAAAATGA